A part of Thermococcus sp. SY098 genomic DNA contains:
- a CDS encoding dihydroorotate dehydrogenase, translating into MLSIEVAKLKLENPLILASGIADMTPDLLRRAHKEGAGAVVTKSIGIEPRKGYENPTIVELPYGLINAMGLPNPGWEAFYEEFKNEKFDFPVIVSIFGKDEREFAFLAEKLDEVADAFELNLSCPHAKGYGMEIGQNPEMVYKVVKAVKDTTDKPVIAKLTPNIDDITKIGLAAERAEADAVSAINTVKAVAIDIYARRPILSNKVGGYSGPGIKPIALRAVYDLAKSLDIDIIGVGGITTWQDAVEFLMAGAKALQIGTAVSLRGFKVFKEINEGIGRFLNEEGFNSIEEIVGIALEG; encoded by the coding sequence ATGCTGAGCATTGAAGTTGCCAAACTTAAACTTGAGAATCCCCTCATCTTAGCTTCTGGTATCGCAGATATGACTCCAGACTTACTTAGGCGAGCACACAAGGAAGGGGCTGGAGCTGTTGTGACAAAGTCAATTGGGATTGAACCGAGAAAAGGCTACGAAAATCCAACGATAGTTGAGCTTCCTTACGGTCTGATTAACGCTATGGGACTTCCAAATCCTGGATGGGAAGCGTTTTATGAAGAATTCAAAAATGAGAAATTTGATTTCCCTGTAATAGTCTCAATCTTCGGAAAAGATGAGAGAGAGTTTGCTTTTCTTGCTGAAAAGCTGGACGAAGTTGCAGATGCTTTTGAGCTCAACTTAAGTTGCCCTCATGCTAAGGGCTATGGCATGGAAATTGGACAGAACCCAGAGATGGTGTACAAGGTCGTTAAAGCCGTCAAAGACACCACGGATAAGCCAGTAATAGCGAAGTTAACCCCAAATATTGATGATATAACAAAAATCGGGCTGGCAGCAGAAAGAGCAGAAGCTGATGCCGTTTCAGCCATTAACACAGTCAAAGCTGTTGCAATTGATATCTACGCAAGAAGACCAATTTTGAGCAACAAAGTGGGTGGCTACTCTGGGCCAGGAATCAAGCCAATTGCCCTGAGAGCTGTGTATGATTTGGCAAAATCTCTTGATATCGATATCATTGGAGTTGGAGGAATAACGACATGGCAGGATGCCGTTGAGTTCTTAATGGCGGGTGCAAAGGCTCTGCAGATTGGAACTGCAGTCTCATTGAGAGGATTTAAAGTTTTTAAAGAAATTAATGAAGGAATAGGGAGATTTTTAAATGAGGAAGGGTTTAATAGCATAGAGGAGATAGTAGGGATAGCCCTGGAGGGATAA